Within the Miscanthus floridulus cultivar M001 chromosome 2, ASM1932011v1, whole genome shotgun sequence genome, the region GATCGGATCCAGGCCGCCGAGCTGCGAGGGGAGGTGCAGGTCCTGTGGCCATTGCGAGGCAGTGCAGGTGCCCATATCTCCGCAGGAGCtgcagaagaggaagaaggagggtcTCGGCCATGGCAGCAGAGTTGCTGCTGCCACCGGTGGAAGAGCAATGCCGGCCTCCTACGATGACCACTCTAACTACAAGCCGCTGAGCT harbors:
- the LOC136538441 gene encoding EPIDERMAL PATTERNING FACTOR-like protein 2 encodes the protein MAHLFLLLVALLLISTRATTVHARASVIEEASFAGIRGVIGSRPPSCEGRCRSCGHCEAVQVPISPQELQKRKKEGLGHGSRVAAATGGRAMPASYDDHSNYKPLSWRCKCGRHILDP